The following are encoded in a window of Flavobacterium sp. WC2421 genomic DNA:
- a CDS encoding FAD-dependent oxidoreductase, which produces MLIQNKKIAIVGGGPGGLTLARLLQLKGSNVKVYERDLNATARVQGSPLDLHDESGLAALRSANLLTKFKENFLAGADKMLIVNEQAQVFYSNHETKPDENFDNINFRPEIGRGALRKILLDSLESETVIWNCHFVSMEQQNEGWLMHFKNGTSAYADLVIAADGANSKIRPYLTEVVPFYSGITMLEGTIYNAKKIAPQISNLLRGGKVMAFGNKKDILLGQKENGEIGFYISFKTNENWGATSGLDFTNKAQLLDWFKREYGDWGSIWYELIEKSATPLIPRPIFCIPFDQNWNTLPNVTLIGDAAHVMPPFAGEGVNMAMLDALELSEFLTTNKYNSIQEALAFYENAMQKRAVIIAKESLENGELMHSENALDSMLGFFGGH; this is translated from the coding sequence ATGTTAATACAAAATAAAAAAATTGCCATAGTTGGCGGTGGGCCAGGTGGTCTTACACTGGCAAGACTTTTACAGTTGAAAGGCTCCAATGTAAAAGTGTATGAAAGAGATTTAAATGCAACTGCTCGTGTGCAAGGATCACCACTAGATTTACATGATGAATCAGGTTTGGCAGCGCTACGTTCTGCTAATTTACTCACCAAGTTTAAAGAAAATTTTCTTGCTGGCGCCGATAAAATGCTGATTGTAAATGAACAAGCCCAAGTATTTTACAGCAACCATGAGACAAAACCAGATGAAAATTTTGACAACATAAATTTTCGTCCAGAAATAGGTCGTGGTGCATTAAGAAAGATACTATTGGATTCCTTAGAATCGGAAACCGTGATTTGGAACTGCCATTTTGTTTCAATGGAACAACAAAACGAAGGTTGGTTGATGCATTTTAAAAATGGAACCTCAGCATATGCTGATTTGGTCATTGCTGCTGATGGAGCCAATTCCAAAATACGTCCGTATCTAACTGAGGTTGTTCCATTTTATTCAGGAATAACCATGCTTGAAGGAACAATTTATAATGCCAAAAAAATTGCTCCACAAATATCAAACTTACTTCGTGGCGGAAAAGTAATGGCTTTTGGCAACAAAAAAGACATTTTATTAGGCCAAAAAGAAAATGGTGAAATTGGTTTTTACATCAGTTTTAAGACCAATGAAAATTGGGGAGCTACAAGTGGCTTGGACTTTACAAATAAAGCACAATTGTTAGACTGGTTTAAAAGAGAATATGGTGACTGGGGTAGTATTTGGTATGAGTTAATTGAAAAAAGTGCAACACCATTAATCCCGCGACCAATATTTTGTATCCCATTTGACCAAAATTGGAATACACTTCCAAATGTAACACTAATTGGTGATGCTGCGCATGTGATGCCTCCTTTTGCAGGCGAGGGAGTGAATATGGCGATGCTCGATGCATTGGAATTGAGTGAATTTTTAACTACTAATAAATACAATAGCATCCAAGAAGCGCTAGCTTTCTATGAAAATGCGATGCAAAAAAGAGCAGTAATTATTGCAAAAGAATCACTTGAAAATGGCGAACTAATGCATTCAGAAAATGCATTGGATAGCATGTTGGGGTTCTTTGGCGGACACTAA
- a CDS encoding sugar phosphate isomerase/epimerase family protein has translation MNRRKFIEKSGIIGFAVILPGSYLSTINNPKYKMGYQLYSIRDEMARDPLNTLKYLKKIGYQDFEVYGFDNEKDMYYGYKSLEFKQILDDLNLSVSSGHYGFSPYLEKSEDELKRFVDQCIIGAQTLNSKYITWPWIAPQQRTIDNFKLMSEKLNVIGEQVTDAGLGFAYHNHGYEFIDQGGENGFNIIINETDSSLVKLQMDMYWVMHSSKYTPKELVQNQPGRYTMWHIKDMDKVTKDYTELGNGSINYEEILPDAKKSGLEYYYLEQGGNFLDNSMKSASDSAIYFKKELQKYF, from the coding sequence ATGAATAGAAGGAAATTTATTGAGAAATCAGGAATAATAGGGTTTGCTGTAATTCTACCTGGATCTTATTTATCTACAATTAACAATCCAAAATACAAAATGGGTTATCAACTCTATTCTATACGAGATGAAATGGCTAGAGATCCGTTGAACACCTTAAAGTATTTAAAAAAAATAGGTTATCAAGATTTTGAAGTCTATGGTTTTGATAATGAGAAAGACATGTATTATGGATATAAATCTTTGGAATTTAAGCAAATATTAGATGATTTGAACTTATCTGTTAGTAGTGGTCATTATGGCTTTTCTCCCTATTTAGAAAAATCTGAAGACGAGCTAAAACGTTTTGTTGATCAGTGTATCATTGGAGCGCAAACTTTAAACAGTAAATATATCACTTGGCCATGGATAGCTCCACAACAACGGACCATTGATAACTTCAAGTTGATGTCTGAAAAACTTAATGTTATAGGCGAGCAAGTAACTGATGCGGGACTCGGATTTGCTTACCACAACCATGGTTATGAATTTATAGACCAAGGCGGCGAAAATGGATTTAATATTATTATTAATGAGACAGACTCATCTCTAGTTAAACTACAGATGGATATGTATTGGGTAATGCATTCCTCCAAATACACTCCCAAAGAATTGGTACAAAATCAACCAGGTAGATATACCATGTGGCATATAAAGGACATGGATAAAGTTACTAAAGATTATACTGAGCTAGGTAACGGTTCTATAAACTATGAAGAAATATTACCCGATGCCAAAAAATCAGGTCTAGAATATTATTATTTAGAACAAGGTGGCAATTTCTTGGACAATTCTATGAAAAGTGCTTCTGATAGTGCTATTTATTTTAAAAAAGAGCTTCAGAAATATTTTTGA
- a CDS encoding homoserine kinase yields MNEIKIFCPATIANLSCGFDVLGLCLDNVGDEMVIRKSDQKGIRITKLVGADLPLETEKNVAGVAALAMLEALDSDAGFEIEIYKNIKAGSGIGSSAASSAGAVFGINELLGRPFEIKDLVPFAMQGEKLACGNAHADNVAPALLGGFTLVRSYAPLDIIKIESPSELYATVVHPQIELKTSDARSVLKQTVSLKSAIMQWGNVGGLIAGLYTKDYDLIGRSLHDEIVEPLRSVLIPGFDLIKQTALENGALGSGISGSGPSIFALSKGEATANKIAKAMSAVYDEMKLPYEIHVSKVNPDGVRII; encoded by the coding sequence ATGAATGAAATAAAAATATTTTGCCCCGCTACAATTGCCAATCTATCTTGTGGATTTGATGTCCTAGGATTGTGTTTAGACAATGTGGGTGACGAAATGGTTATTCGAAAATCAGATCAAAAAGGAATACGCATCACTAAATTAGTAGGTGCCGACTTGCCTCTTGAAACCGAAAAGAACGTTGCTGGAGTTGCCGCTTTGGCGATGCTAGAAGCCTTAGATTCGGATGCAGGATTTGAAATCGAAATTTACAAAAACATCAAAGCCGGAAGCGGAATTGGAAGTAGTGCTGCCAGTTCGGCAGGAGCGGTTTTTGGAATTAATGAATTGCTAGGAAGACCTTTTGAAATCAAAGATTTGGTTCCATTTGCCATGCAAGGCGAAAAACTAGCTTGCGGAAACGCTCATGCTGATAATGTGGCTCCTGCTCTATTGGGTGGTTTTACATTAGTGCGCAGTTACGCGCCGCTGGATATAATCAAAATCGAAAGTCCGTCAGAGTTATACGCTACAGTGGTTCACCCACAAATTGAGTTAAAAACATCGGATGCACGCTCGGTATTGAAACAAACTGTTTCCCTAAAAAGCGCCATTATGCAATGGGGAAATGTAGGTGGATTAATCGCTGGTTTGTATACCAAAGATTACGATTTAATAGGTCGCTCATTACATGACGAAATTGTGGAACCGTTGCGCTCTGTATTGATTCCGGGATTTGATTTAATCAAACAAACTGCCTTAGAAAATGGTGCTTTGGGTTCTGGGATATCAGGTTCTGGTCCTTCTATTTTTGCTTTAAGCAAAGGAGAAGCTACCGCAAATAAAATTGCAAAAGCCATGAGTGCTGTTTATGACGAAATGAAATTACCGTACGAGATTCATGTTTCAAAAGTGAATCCTGATGGTGTGAGAATAATATAA
- a CDS encoding pyridoxamine 5'-phosphate oxidase family protein, translating to MALHFHKIAFTDAVKALQEAHGSRNSYERMEKLNEVDGLTHNEMAFIANRDSFYMASIGTNNYPYIQHRGGPKGFLKVLDKDRIACIDFSGNKQYITVGNLVDNANVSLILMDYPAKARLKIYAKTEIVALKDNPEFYTTLDLGDYKFRGERIMVFHIEAYDWNCPQHITARFTADEIQIALQPQQAYINKLEEENKLLAAKLKEAGF from the coding sequence ATGGCACTGCATTTCCATAAAATTGCTTTTACTGATGCAGTGAAAGCATTACAAGAGGCTCATGGTAGCCGCAATAGCTATGAACGAATGGAAAAATTAAACGAGGTCGATGGATTGACACATAACGAAATGGCATTTATTGCCAATCGGGATAGTTTTTATATGGCTTCGATAGGCACTAATAATTATCCGTACATTCAACACCGTGGTGGTCCAAAAGGGTTTTTAAAAGTGCTGGATAAAGATCGTATTGCATGTATTGATTTCTCAGGTAATAAACAGTATATAACGGTGGGAAATCTGGTAGACAATGCTAATGTATCATTGATCTTGATGGATTATCCAGCAAAAGCACGGCTGAAAATCTATGCTAAAACTGAAATTGTAGCACTCAAAGACAATCCTGAGTTTTACACTACACTCGATTTAGGCGATTATAAATTTCGTGGAGAGCGGATAATGGTCTTTCATATTGAAGCTTATGATTGGAATTGCCCGCAACATATTACAGCTCGCTTTACGGCAGACGAAATTCAAATTGCCTTACAACCACAGCAAGCGTATATAAACAAACTGGAAGAAGAAAATAAATTGCTTGCCGCCAAATTGAAAGAAGCAGGGTTTTAA
- the thrA gene encoding bifunctional aspartate kinase/homoserine dehydrogenase I, with protein sequence MKVLKFGGTSVANAQNIKLVLDIVQKQAKQDQLIVVVSALSKVTDLLQLASQKAAANDEGYKEIVAEIEKKHLDTLKEFIPVSEQSSLLSHIKRIINHLETLLDGCYLLGELSARTADTILSFGELLSSYIIAEALKQNLKNSSYKDSRELIKTNTNFGKAAVNFEITNQLIVDYFASNESQVVVMPGFIASSVDGIITTLGRGGSDYTAAILAGALDVTDLEIWTDVNGMFTANPKIVKQAQPIATISYQEAMELSHFGAKVLYPPTIQPVLRKNIPIHIKNTFEPDAEGTYISNNATANGNPVKGISHIDNITLITLEGPGMIGVLGSSKRLFEVLSQANVNVIFITQASSEHSICIGILNSDANAAEEAINKAFEIEILQNKIEPCIVEKNLCIIALVGENMKNHQGLSGKMFSTLGKNNVNIRAIAQGASERNISAVINERDVKKALNTLHERFFEDNTKQLNLFVMGVGNVGEKFIDQISQQKKFLKDNLKINLRVIALANSRKMLFDEDGIDLKSWQTLLDNGEKADQQLFIEQVKNLNLRNSIFVDITANASVSETYAHYLRESVAVVTCNKIACSSAFDNYKSLKSLSRRYNAPFLFETNVGAGLPIIDTVKNLVASGDKVNKIQAVLSGSLNFIFNNFDSNNSFHDVVKEAGVQGFTEPDPKIDLSGIDVARKILILIRESGYKMEIEEIENKSFLPIECMETANNEEFFKSLTQYASHFEGILAEANAKESRLKFVAQFEDGKASVGLQFIPKDHPFYNLEGKDNIVLFYTDRYVDQPLLIKGAGAGAAVTASGIFADVIRIGNV encoded by the coding sequence ATGAAAGTATTAAAATTTGGCGGAACTTCGGTTGCCAATGCACAAAATATAAAACTAGTCCTAGACATAGTCCAAAAACAAGCAAAACAAGATCAATTAATCGTAGTCGTATCTGCACTAAGTAAAGTAACTGATTTACTTCAGTTGGCTTCCCAAAAAGCAGCTGCAAATGATGAAGGATACAAAGAAATAGTTGCTGAAATTGAGAAAAAACACTTAGATACATTAAAAGAATTTATTCCAGTAAGCGAGCAAAGTAGTTTGTTGAGCCATATTAAAAGAATCATCAACCATCTTGAAACATTATTGGATGGCTGTTACCTTTTAGGAGAACTTTCTGCTAGAACAGCTGATACTATTTTAAGTTTTGGTGAATTATTGTCTTCTTATATTATTGCAGAAGCTTTAAAACAAAATCTAAAAAACAGCAGTTACAAAGACAGTCGCGAGTTGATTAAAACCAATACTAATTTTGGAAAAGCAGCAGTAAATTTTGAAATAACAAATCAATTAATTGTTGATTATTTTGCTTCTAATGAAAGTCAAGTAGTGGTTATGCCTGGATTTATTGCTTCGTCTGTCGATGGAATCATTACTACTTTAGGTCGTGGTGGATCCGATTATACTGCAGCAATTTTAGCTGGAGCATTAGACGTAACTGATTTAGAAATTTGGACAGATGTAAACGGAATGTTTACTGCCAACCCTAAAATTGTAAAGCAAGCGCAACCTATCGCAACAATTTCGTACCAAGAAGCAATGGAATTGTCACATTTTGGTGCCAAAGTATTATATCCCCCAACAATTCAACCTGTTTTAAGAAAAAATATTCCTATTCATATCAAGAATACTTTTGAGCCAGATGCGGAAGGAACATATATATCCAATAATGCTACTGCAAATGGAAATCCAGTAAAAGGAATCAGCCACATTGATAACATCACTTTAATCACACTGGAAGGACCTGGAATGATTGGTGTATTAGGATCTTCAAAAAGATTGTTTGAAGTTTTATCACAGGCCAATGTGAATGTTATTTTTATAACTCAAGCCTCATCAGAGCATTCTATTTGTATCGGAATTTTAAATTCAGATGCTAATGCTGCAGAAGAAGCCATCAATAAAGCTTTTGAAATCGAAATTTTACAAAACAAAATCGAACCTTGTATTGTAGAAAAAAACTTATGCATTATTGCTTTAGTGGGTGAGAACATGAAAAACCACCAAGGACTAAGCGGTAAAATGTTTAGTACTTTAGGAAAAAACAATGTAAACATTCGTGCGATTGCTCAAGGTGCTTCTGAAAGAAACATATCGGCAGTAATTAATGAAAGAGATGTTAAAAAAGCCTTGAATACGCTTCATGAACGCTTTTTTGAAGACAACACTAAACAACTAAACCTTTTTGTTATGGGTGTTGGAAATGTAGGCGAAAAATTCATCGATCAAATCAGCCAACAAAAGAAGTTCCTAAAAGATAACTTAAAAATAAACCTAAGAGTTATTGCTTTGGCCAATTCTAGAAAAATGCTTTTTGATGAAGATGGAATTGATCTAAAATCATGGCAAACACTTTTGGACAATGGAGAAAAAGCAGACCAACAATTGTTCATTGAGCAAGTAAAAAACCTCAATTTACGCAACAGTATTTTTGTAGATATTACAGCAAATGCAAGCGTTTCTGAAACTTATGCACACTATTTAAGAGAGAGTGTTGCCGTAGTAACTTGTAATAAAATAGCATGTTCATCAGCGTTTGACAATTATAAAAGTCTAAAAAGTTTATCTCGTAGATACAATGCTCCTTTCTTGTTTGAAACGAATGTTGGTGCAGGATTACCGATCATTGACACGGTTAAAAACTTAGTTGCATCGGGTGATAAAGTAAATAAAATACAAGCAGTTTTATCTGGAAGTTTGAATTTTATCTTTAATAATTTTGATTCCAATAATTCTTTTCATGATGTGGTAAAAGAAGCAGGTGTGCAAGGATTTACGGAGCCAGACCCAAAGATTGATTTGAGCGGAATTGATGTTGCTAGAAAGATCTTGATTTTAATTCGAGAAAGCGGTTATAAAATGGAAATTGAAGAAATTGAAAACAAATCTTTCCTTCCAATCGAATGCATGGAAACAGCAAATAATGAAGAATTCTTTAAATCCCTTACACAATATGCTAGCCATTTTGAAGGAATTTTGGCGGAAGCCAATGCCAAAGAAAGCCGCTTAAAATTTGTTGCTCAGTTTGAAGATGGAAAAGCAAGCGTAGGTTTGCAATTCATCCCAAAAGACCATCCATTTTACAACTTAGAAGGAAAAGATAATATCGTATTGTTCTACACTGATCGTTATGTAGACCAACCTTTATTGATAAAAGGTGCTGGTGCTGGTGCTGCGGTTACTGCTTCGGGAATTTTTGCCGATGTAATTAGGATAGGGAATGTTTAA
- a CDS encoding DUF1348 family protein produces MEQKLPLPPFNMETALQKVQLAEDAWNSQDPERIALAYTIDTEWRNRTEFINGREAVKEFLKQKWEKELNYTLKKELWGFRENRMAVRFEYEYHNIEGQWFRAYGNENWEFDENGLMRKRFASINDLPIEEKNRKFR; encoded by the coding sequence ATGGAACAGAAATTACCACTTCCGCCTTTTAATATGGAAACTGCCTTACAAAAAGTACAATTGGCCGAAGATGCTTGGAATAGCCAAGACCCAGAACGTATTGCCTTAGCATATACCATTGATACTGAATGGCGCAACCGTACTGAGTTCATTAATGGCAGGGAAGCTGTAAAGGAATTCTTGAAGCAAAAATGGGAGAAAGAGCTAAATTATACTCTTAAAAAAGAATTGTGGGGTTTTCGTGAAAACCGTATGGCAGTTCGTTTTGAGTACGAATACCATAACATTGAAGGGCAATGGTTTCGAGCGTATGGTAACGAAAATTGGGAATTTGACGAAAATGGTTTAATGCGCAAACGTTTTGCGAGCATCAACGATTTACCTATCGAAGAAAAAAACCGAAAGTTTAGATAA
- a CDS encoding helix-turn-helix domain-containing protein, whose protein sequence is MLDDATFTLINPQNGNLAFKIFTFEDNSSFDHLQRLNYYSLIWIKKGSGRVKVDFSEYDFSANSLLAFAPYQPFMLSTHEKMEGVVLHFHPDFFCIHKHQAEVACNGILFNNIYEPPFVLIDESASNTLSMVIDQIKIEMQNPALAQYELLISYLKILLITASRLKDQQGIQEPKEAPDTKEPFILQNLKNYIELHFRTKHSASDYADLLHITPKALAKITKNHFNKTLTVLISERIIIEAKRELYLSNKAVKEIAYELGYDDEHYFSRFFKNNAAVSPQMYRDTVGFARAMSTS, encoded by the coding sequence ATGCTAGACGACGCTACTTTTACATTAATCAATCCTCAAAATGGGAATTTGGCTTTCAAAATTTTCACTTTTGAAGACAACAGCTCTTTTGATCACTTGCAACGACTTAATTATTATTCATTGATTTGGATTAAAAAGGGGAGTGGCAGAGTAAAAGTAGACTTCTCTGAATATGATTTTTCAGCAAATTCATTATTAGCTTTTGCACCCTATCAACCTTTTATGTTGTCTACCCATGAAAAAATGGAAGGTGTAGTGTTGCATTTTCATCCAGACTTTTTTTGCATTCATAAACATCAAGCCGAAGTAGCTTGTAACGGTATTTTGTTCAATAACATATACGAACCACCGTTTGTATTGATTGATGAATCTGCTTCAAATACGCTGAGTATGGTAATAGATCAGATAAAAATAGAAATGCAAAATCCAGCTTTGGCACAGTACGAACTGTTGATTTCGTACCTAAAAATTTTGCTCATCACGGCCTCCCGATTAAAAGACCAGCAGGGAATTCAAGAGCCAAAGGAAGCGCCAGATACTAAAGAACCGTTTATCCTTCAAAATTTAAAAAATTATATCGAATTGCATTTCAGAACTAAACATTCTGCAAGTGATTACGCCGATTTGTTGCACATCACACCAAAAGCATTAGCCAAAATTACCAAGAACCATTTCAATAAAACCCTAACTGTTCTAATATCGGAACGAATTATTATCGAAGCCAAAAGAGAATTGTATTTATCTAATAAAGCAGTAAAAGAAATCGCATATGAGTTAGGCTATGACGACGAACATTATTTTAGTCGTTTCTTTAAAAACAATGCAGCTGTCTCTCCTCAAATGTATCGCGATACTGTTGGTTTCGCTCGTGCAATGAGTACTTCTTGA
- a CDS encoding helix-turn-helix domain-containing protein yields the protein MNNDFEYIQIQPDKALSDYVESFWCLHNRTDSNKETIGLPDGRIDLSLFESATTSFRISLLGVGTQRHDHATIPAHGLLFAVSFKLLAVEYLFHEPVADILNSGKHLPNDYWDFDSDDLKDFDRFCKKASKKIYSLLPETIDARKQKLFELIYLTNGAITVKEFSEKIGWSSRQINRYFNHQFGLSLNAFCKILRFRASLDHIAKGKLFPEMNFADQTHFIKEIKKFAGVVPKELFKNKNDRFILLSTLSSK from the coding sequence ATGAACAATGACTTTGAATACATACAAATCCAACCAGACAAAGCACTATCGGATTATGTAGAAAGTTTTTGGTGCCTTCACAATCGAACAGACAGCAATAAAGAAACTATTGGATTACCCGATGGACGCATTGATTTATCGCTTTTCGAATCGGCTACAACTTCTTTTCGCATCTCACTTCTTGGCGTAGGTACTCAGCGACACGATCATGCCACAATTCCTGCTCATGGATTGCTATTTGCCGTTAGCTTTAAATTACTTGCTGTAGAGTACTTATTTCATGAACCAGTTGCTGACATTCTTAATAGTGGGAAACACTTACCAAACGATTATTGGGATTTCGATTCAGATGATTTGAAAGACTTTGATCGTTTTTGCAAAAAAGCATCAAAAAAAATTTATTCTCTTTTACCTGAAACAATTGATGCACGCAAACAAAAATTATTCGAACTAATTTATCTCACAAATGGAGCTATTACTGTAAAAGAATTTAGCGAAAAAATTGGTTGGAGTAGCCGTCAAATTAATCGGTATTTCAATCATCAATTTGGGCTTTCATTAAATGCCTTTTGTAAAATATTACGATTCAGAGCATCACTAGACCATATTGCTAAAGGGAAACTATTCCCCGAAATGAACTTTGCAGACCAAACTCATTTTATAAAAGAAATCAAAAAATTTGCGGGTGTGGTACCCAAAGAATTATTTAAAAATAAAAACGACCGATTTATACTATTATCAACACTCTCTTCAAAATAA
- a CDS encoding YSC84-related protein: protein MKNLNIIWVIVLACAINATPAIGQSKAKKNRIIADSNAAKVEFIKSDPLMKGLFDKATGYVIFPNVGKGGFGIGGAAGNGTVYEHNKIVGLAKLSQLSIGFQAGGQAYREVIFFESKNELERFKDSRFEFAAQASAVAVTAGASANVKYTDGVMVFTMQKGGLMYEASIGGQKFNFNKL, encoded by the coding sequence ATGAAAAATTTAAATATTATTTGGGTAATAGTATTGGCATGTGCAATCAATGCTACGCCTGCAATAGGGCAATCAAAAGCCAAAAAGAATAGAATTATTGCCGACAGTAATGCAGCAAAAGTAGAGTTCATTAAAAGTGATCCGCTAATGAAAGGGCTTTTTGACAAAGCAACTGGTTATGTCATTTTCCCTAATGTGGGTAAAGGAGGGTTTGGTATTGGTGGTGCTGCTGGTAATGGAACGGTATATGAACACAATAAGATTGTTGGTCTGGCCAAATTATCACAACTAAGCATCGGTTTTCAAGCAGGGGGACAAGCGTACCGAGAGGTTATATTTTTTGAATCCAAAAATGAACTGGAAAGATTCAAAGACAGCCGATTTGAGTTTGCAGCCCAAGCCTCAGCTGTAGCGGTAACTGCAGGCGCATCAGCAAACGTAAAATATACTGATGGCGTCATGGTATTCACCATGCAAAAAGGGGGACTCATGTATGAAGCTTCTATTGGTGGTCAAAAGTTTAATTTTAATAAACTCTAA
- the thrC gene encoding threonine synthase — protein MKYYSLNHNAPKVSFQEAVIQGLASDKGLYFPETITPLPQDFFDTIENLSNEEIAFLAIRQFVGDEIPETKLKEIIAETLCFDFPVVAVETGIYSLELFHGPTMAFKDVGARFMSRCLGYFNKDKKDSKNTVLVATSGDTGGAVASGFLGVNGVEVIILYPSGKVSDIQERQLTTLGQNIKALEVDGVFDDCQDMVKKAFLDESLKHHNLTSANSINIARWLPQMFYFFFAYKALKSQNKPLVFSCPSGNFGNICAGIIAKKMGLPVAHFVASTNVNDTVPRFLENGIYDPKPSKATISNAMDVGNPSNFVRIQEMYQNDLEQFKKDFSSFTFSDEDTIEAMKTIYNTDGYIAEPHGAVGYLGLKKELQNHSNALGIFLETAHPIKFLDTVEPTLNVKLPIPAQIESVLGKEKVSTKIKTYEQFKAFLG, from the coding sequence ATGAAATACTACAGTTTAAACCATAACGCCCCAAAAGTTTCTTTTCAAGAAGCCGTAATACAAGGATTAGCAAGCGACAAAGGATTGTATTTTCCAGAAACGATAACGCCTTTACCGCAAGATTTTTTTGATACTATCGAAAATCTTAGCAATGAAGAAATAGCCTTTCTAGCGATTCGTCAATTTGTAGGGGATGAAATTCCAGAAACCAAACTAAAAGAAATTATTGCCGAAACCCTTTGCTTTGATTTCCCAGTAGTAGCAGTCGAAACAGGAATCTATTCCTTAGAATTGTTTCATGGACCTACAATGGCTTTCAAGGATGTTGGTGCGCGATTTATGTCCCGTTGTTTGGGGTATTTTAACAAAGATAAAAAAGACAGTAAAAATACGGTTCTAGTAGCGACCTCAGGAGATACAGGTGGTGCTGTAGCTAGCGGTTTCCTAGGTGTAAATGGCGTTGAAGTGATTATCTTGTATCCATCAGGGAAAGTGAGCGACATTCAAGAGCGTCAATTGACCACTTTGGGACAAAACATAAAAGCACTTGAAGTAGATGGAGTATTTGATGATTGCCAGGATATGGTAAAAAAAGCGTTCTTAGATGAGAGTTTAAAACACCACAACTTGACCTCAGCGAATTCGATTAATATCGCGCGTTGGTTGCCACAAATGTTTTATTTCTTCTTTGCTTATAAAGCCTTAAAAAGCCAAAACAAACCGTTGGTTTTTTCTTGTCCTAGTGGAAACTTTGGGAATATATGCGCTGGAATTATCGCCAAAAAAATGGGATTACCTGTAGCGCATTTTGTTGCCTCAACTAATGTGAATGATACGGTACCTCGTTTCTTAGAAAACGGAATCTACGATCCTAAACCTTCTAAAGCAACGATTTCGAATGCGATGGATGTTGGGAATCCAAGTAATTTTGTTCGAATTCAGGAAATGTATCAAAACGATTTGGAGCAGTTCAAAAAAGATTTCTCTTCGTTTACGTTCTCAGATGAAGATACTATAGAAGCCATGAAAACCATTTACAATACCGATGGTTATATTGCAGAACCGCATGGAGCTGTAGGTTATTTAGGATTGAAAAAAGAATTACAAAACCATAGTAATGCACTTGGGATTTTCTTAGAAACGGCCCACCCAATCAAGTTTTTAGATACGGTGGAACCAACATTAAATGTAAAATTACCTATTCCTGCACAAATTGAAAGTGTGTTAGGAAAAGAGAAAGTAAGTACTAAAATAAAAACCTACGAGCAATTCAAAGCATTTTTAGGATAA